One window of the Cuculus canorus isolate bCucCan1 chromosome 13, bCucCan1.pri, whole genome shotgun sequence genome contains the following:
- the TRADD gene encoding tumor necrosis factor receptor type 1-associated DEATH domain protein yields the protein MASSSTPWIGSAYLFLQSTCKTIVLPSLYESSQKKPCVFKALKLALADSSGSLNGVDMLKVHCSHPHLIVQLKFCKQETCRRFLQSYREGVLQQSLQNHLQLSLAMTAVPLEMELKAGNEHLDNMLKDEDRCLECIYKEKPDRLRDEEITELEECLKSLVVHQSINHNMAVKDCTSPNSPSLTYPSQGSSLSSQFTFIFQGQQFANRTLTPDDHQKFAKLVSKKWKQVGRSLQKYCRGLRDPVIDNLALEYDREGLYEQAYQLLLRFIQSEGKKATIALLIAALEENGLVSLAEELLGLHSNEDCS from the exons ATGGCAAGCAGCTCCACTCCTTGGATTGGCAGCGCTTATCTCTTCCTCCAGTCAACATGCAAGACCATTGTTCTGCCGTCTCTCTACGAAAGCTCCCAGAAAAAACCTTGTGTGTTCAAGGCACTGAAACTGGCATTAGCAG ACTCCTCCGGCAGCCTGAATGGTGTGGACATGCTGAAAGTGCACTGCAGCCACCCACATCTGATAGTCCAGCTCAAGTTCTGCAAGCAGGAGACCTGCCGTCGGTTCCTGCAGAGTTACCGGGAAGGAGTGCTCCAGCAGTCCCTCCAGAATCATCTCCAGCTGTCCTTGGCCATGACCGCAGTGCCTCTTGAAATGGAACTGAAGGCTGGCAATGAGCACCTCGACAACATGCTAAAGGATGAGGATCGCTGCCTGGAGTGCAtctacaaagaaaaa cCTGACCGCCTCCGGGATGAGGAGATCACAGAGCTGGAGGAATGCCTCAAGAGCCTGGTTGTTCACCAGAGCATCAACCACAATATGGCTGTAAAAGACTGCACGTCTCCGAACTCCCCATCTTTAACTTATCCTTCTCAAGGCAGCTCCCTTTCCTCACAATTCACCTTCATCTTTCAGGGACAACAGTTTG CCAACAGAACACTCACACCAGACGACCACCAGAAATTTGCCAAGCTCGTGTCTAAGAAGTGGAAGCAAGTGGGTCGCTCTTTGCAGAAGTACTGCCGAGGCCTGCGTGATCCTGTCATTGATAACCTGGCCCTTGAATACGACCGAGAGGGACTGTATGAACAAGCCTATCAGCTTCTTCTCAGGTTTATCCAGTCAGAGGGGAAGAAGGCCACAATTGCACTGCTGATTGCAGCCCTGGAAGAAAATGGTCTCGTCAGCCTGGCTGAGGAGCTCTTGGGCCTCCATTCCAATGAGGACTGCTCCTAG